One genomic segment of Bacteroides caccae includes these proteins:
- a CDS encoding AI-2E family transporter, translating into MERKKITFDSFIRGAIGCVLVVGILMLVERLSGVLLPFFIAWLIAYMVYPLVKFFQYKLKLKSRIVSILCALFLITVVGVSLFYLLVPPMISEISRMNDLLVTYLTNGAGNNVPQNLSEFIHENIDLQALNRILSEENILAAIKDTVPRMWALLAESLNILFSILASFIILLYVIFILLDYEAIAEGWLHLLPNKYRTFASNLVHDVQDGMNRYFRGQALVAFCVGILFSIGFLIIDFPMAIALGLFIGALNMVPYLQIIGFLPTVLLAILKAADTGQNFWIIIACALAVFAIVQIIQDTFLVPKIMGKITGLNPAIILLSLSIWGSLMGMLGMIIALPLTTLMLSYYQRFIINKEKIKYDEVETTDNQETSSKKEK; encoded by the coding sequence ATGGAAAGGAAAAAAATAACATTCGACAGTTTTATACGTGGTGCCATCGGATGTGTATTGGTGGTAGGAATATTAATGCTGGTGGAACGACTGAGCGGAGTGTTATTGCCCTTCTTTATTGCGTGGCTGATCGCTTACATGGTTTATCCGCTGGTCAAATTCTTCCAATACAAGCTGAAGTTGAAAAGTCGTATCGTCTCTATCCTCTGTGCATTATTCCTGATTACAGTTGTCGGAGTATCCTTATTTTATCTGTTAGTACCGCCAATGATTTCGGAAATCAGCAGAATGAATGACTTGCTCGTGACTTACCTCACCAACGGTGCCGGCAACAACGTCCCTCAAAATCTTTCCGAGTTTATCCATGAGAATATCGACCTTCAAGCGCTCAACCGTATATTAAGCGAGGAGAATATTCTTGCAGCTATCAAGGATACCGTGCCCAGGATGTGGGCTTTGCTTGCAGAATCTCTCAATATTCTATTTAGCATTCTTGCGTCCTTTATTATCTTATTATATGTTATTTTTATATTGCTGGATTATGAAGCAATAGCCGAAGGGTGGTTGCACCTGCTTCCGAACAAGTACCGTACATTTGCCTCCAATCTGGTTCATGACGTGCAGGACGGTATGAACAGATATTTTCGTGGTCAAGCTTTGGTGGCATTTTGCGTAGGTATCCTGTTCAGCATAGGTTTCCTCATTATTGATTTTCCAATGGCTATCGCTCTGGGACTTTTCATCGGTGCTCTCAACATGGTTCCTTATCTGCAAATCATAGGTTTCCTTCCCACTGTATTGCTAGCTATCCTCAAAGCAGCGGATACGGGGCAGAATTTCTGGATTATCATTGCATGCGCATTAGCTGTCTTTGCTATCGTACAAATTATACAGGATACTTTTCTCGTCCCCAAAATTATGGGAAAGATTACCGGCCTAAATCCTGCTATTATCCTTTTATCACTTTCTATCTGGGGCTCATTAATGGGAATGTTGGGAATGATTATTGCTTTACCGTTAACAACTTTAATGCTCTCTTACTACCAACGCTTTATTATCAACAAAGAAAAGATAAAATATGATGAAGTAGAAACAACTGATAATCAAGAAACAAGCAGTAAAAAGGAAAAATAA
- the tnpA gene encoding IS66 family insertion sequence element accessory protein TnpA, which translates to MKRSMSKEEFLALYQRQQSSGLTIKDFCDNESYPASCFHYWKKKYGLSHPYTKHTEPTGDSFIPLNINHTPAIPTSSCGDRHVTIELPSGIKIHLNILSNPEIIYGLISKLCSHVLPE; encoded by the coding sequence ATGAAACGATCAATGAGTAAAGAAGAGTTTTTAGCGCTATATCAGCGCCAACAGTCCAGCGGACTAACCATAAAGGATTTCTGTGATAATGAATCGTATCCTGCTTCCTGTTTTCATTATTGGAAGAAGAAATATGGATTGAGTCACCCATATACCAAACACACCGAACCTACAGGTGATTCGTTTATCCCTCTTAATATTAATCATACTCCTGCCATTCCCACTTCATCATGTGGTGACAGGCATGTAACCATAGAACTTCCATCCGGCATAAAGATCCACCTCAACATCCTAAGTAATCCGGAGATTATTTATGGCCTGATCAGTAAATTATGTAGCCATGTTCTGCCTGAATGA
- the tnpB gene encoding IS66 family insertion sequence element accessory protein TnpB (TnpB, as the term is used for proteins encoded by IS66 family insertion elements, is considered an accessory protein, since TnpC, encoded by a neighboring gene, is a DDE family transposase.) yields the protein MFCLNDTMRYFLCPGKTDMRKGINSLCGLVHDKMGYDVRLGDVFIFVNRSRTTMKLLHAEDGGMVLYIKRLEEGTFRLPSYDSESRSYPMEWRDLVLMVEGITDNPSDRLKRLKAGRKEGFY from the coding sequence ATGTTCTGCCTGAATGATACGATGCGCTACTTCCTGTGTCCCGGGAAGACAGATATGCGCAAAGGAATAAATTCCCTTTGTGGGCTTGTTCATGATAAAATGGGATATGACGTTCGACTTGGCGATGTGTTTATCTTTGTCAACCGAAGCAGAACAACCATGAAACTTCTGCATGCCGAAGACGGAGGTATGGTTTTATACATAAAACGCCTTGAGGAAGGTACCTTCAGACTTCCTTCCTATGATAGTGAAAGCCGTTCCTATCCCATGGAATGGCGTGATTTAGTACTGATGGTGGAAGGCATAACCGATAATCCGAGTGATAGACTCAAACGTCTTAAAGCCGGTCGAAAAGAAGGATTTTATTGA
- a CDS encoding IS66-like element ISBvu3 family transposase: MIHTDTMELIIKNQQEQIKGLLETNRTLVESNQKLMEQTGELQQKVQELLSQVAWLNRQLFGRKSEKLASLDPNQLALFDTLANPRQEETDLVETGVGTRTCKPDGKKKESRRNRELLEGLPVVEVIVEPDNVDLNRYRRIGEERTRTLEFEPGKLYVKETVRPKYGLKNNLSLPKEGESGVIIAPLPPSPIYKCLAGPSLLAEILLQKYEYHVPFYRQVKEYRHLGVRLPESTLSGWFKPVCELLSPLYSELVKLVTGSGYVQVDETTVRVINKGKGKTDKEYLWMVRAVMEKQVIFHYDDGSRSGQTIRNLLKDFKGYLQSDGYSAYNAFDGTKDVCLIACLAHIRRHMELALDENRSLAEYALKQIQELYHIEQIADARKLDAQGRCALRQRLATPILDSFEKWVEQTYGKVPPRSRMGQAITYTYPLWPRMKNYLKDGNLKIDNNLAENAIRPLTLSRKNFLFCGNHEAAENTAIICSLLATCKAQEINPREWLNDVIAKLPYYLEKDSGKNVRELLPDVWKLEKSNTNPIGV, translated from the coding sequence ATGATTCATACAGATACGATGGAACTAATAATCAAGAATCAACAGGAGCAAATAAAAGGGCTTCTGGAGACAAATCGTACCCTTGTAGAATCAAATCAGAAACTTATGGAACAGACGGGAGAACTGCAGCAAAAAGTACAGGAACTCCTGTCGCAAGTAGCCTGGTTAAACAGACAGCTTTTCGGCAGAAAGAGTGAAAAGCTGGCATCCTTGGATCCCAACCAGCTTGCCTTGTTTGATACCTTGGCTAATCCCAGGCAAGAGGAAACGGATCTTGTGGAGACTGGCGTAGGCACTAGGACATGTAAACCGGACGGAAAGAAAAAAGAATCCCGCCGTAATCGGGAACTGTTAGAGGGGCTGCCCGTTGTGGAAGTCATTGTCGAACCTGATAATGTGGATCTGAATCGATATCGTCGTATAGGTGAAGAGCGCACACGTACGCTTGAATTTGAACCGGGAAAGCTATATGTCAAAGAGACAGTACGTCCCAAATACGGACTCAAAAATAATTTAAGTCTTCCCAAAGAGGGTGAAAGCGGTGTCATAATAGCACCGCTTCCACCTTCCCCTATATACAAATGTCTGGCAGGACCTTCCTTGCTAGCCGAAATACTTCTGCAGAAATATGAATATCATGTTCCCTTTTACCGTCAGGTAAAGGAATACAGACATTTGGGTGTACGACTGCCGGAAAGTACTTTAAGCGGGTGGTTTAAGCCGGTATGTGAGTTATTAAGTCCTCTTTATTCGGAATTAGTAAAGCTCGTAACGGGCAGCGGATATGTTCAGGTCGACGAAACCACAGTACGGGTCATCAACAAAGGAAAGGGAAAAACCGATAAGGAGTATTTATGGATGGTCAGGGCAGTTATGGAAAAACAGGTCATCTTCCATTATGATGACGGTTCCCGATCCGGACAGACAATCAGAAATTTATTAAAGGACTTCAAAGGATATCTTCAAAGTGACGGATACAGTGCCTACAATGCGTTTGATGGCACTAAGGACGTGTGCCTTATTGCCTGTCTGGCCCATATCAGAAGACATATGGAGCTGGCACTGGATGAAAATAGATCACTTGCTGAATATGCTCTTAAACAAATACAGGAACTATATCATATTGAGCAGATAGCAGATGCCCGGAAACTCGATGCGCAGGGACGATGTGCACTCCGCCAGCGTTTGGCAACTCCCATACTTGACTCCTTTGAAAAATGGGTGGAACAGACTTATGGCAAAGTACCACCAAGAAGTCGCATGGGACAAGCTATTACCTATACTTATCCTCTTTGGCCAAGAATGAAGAATTACCTGAAAGATGGAAATCTGAAAATCGATAATAATCTGGCGGAAAATGCGATTAGACCACTTACTTTGTCCAGAAAGAACTTCCTCTTTTGTGGTAACCACGAGGCTGCTGAAAATACAGCAATCATATGCTCACTATTAGCTACCTGTAAAGCACAGGAAATTAACCCAAGGGAATGGCTGAATGATGTCATAGCCAAACTTCCATACTATCTGGAAAAGGACTCCGGGAAAAATGTTCGTGAACTTCTTCCGGATGTTTGGAAGTTAGAGAAATCCAACACGAATCCAATTGGAGTTTAA
- a CDS encoding DGQHR domain-containing protein has protein sequence MAKKNTKKTKKRLSSAEISQRNEQRNQKKEICDILKNIGFEKLSYIDGKEFNYEGRTSELDDIFIFENVILLTEYTIGDPHLLKKSIFYDRVNSDKKAFINFMLQEEKLSSFKKYYQDNIKDKYSINQLRVKILYCSKKSISEEHKSVVNDVIYFDYHIVQYFKSLTKVIKKSSKYEFLEFIGIPFNEFGENILGSGHISINKFSGHILPEEKSSFKEGYKIVSFYIDAESLIKRAYVLRQEGWREKENIGYYQRMFEAKKISSMRKYLTENSRVFINNIISTIAENQIKLFDRKGNPIIINDKGEFEGDNASTNVTPALIEINDECNIIGLIDGQHRTYAYHEGDDIYEPHIAKLRKIQNLLVTGILFPQKESKESRLKFEANLFLEINLNQTKVKPKLQQEIELMITPFSNIAIGKRILKGLNSNGPLSNLIEQYSFEKGKIKTASIVSFGLKPLIKLDDIKSKDSLYSLWENQDKARLKERKSEEYQILNEYISFCITKIRDLLIAFKSELSSDKWETYTPQNPNGMLNVTFINGVLNVLRLLIENNKISDIQNYKEKLKDIDKFDFKKYKSSQYRKMGKDIYAKYFENAI, from the coding sequence ATGGCTAAGAAAAATACAAAGAAAACCAAGAAAAGACTCTCTTCTGCCGAAATTTCTCAACGCAACGAGCAACGAAATCAGAAAAAAGAGATATGCGATATCCTTAAAAATATAGGTTTCGAGAAGCTATCTTATATTGATGGTAAAGAATTTAATTATGAAGGGAGAACATCGGAATTAGATGATATATTTATATTTGAGAATGTTATTTTACTAACAGAATACACCATTGGAGATCCTCATTTGTTAAAGAAAAGTATATTCTATGACAGAGTTAATAGTGATAAAAAAGCCTTCATAAATTTTATGCTGCAAGAAGAAAAGCTTAGCAGTTTTAAAAAGTATTACCAAGATAACATTAAAGATAAATATTCCATTAATCAATTAAGAGTGAAAATCTTATATTGCTCTAAAAAAAGCATATCAGAAGAACATAAAAGTGTTGTTAATGATGTTATTTATTTTGATTATCACATAGTACAATATTTTAAAAGTTTGACAAAAGTAATAAAAAAATCAAGTAAATACGAATTCTTAGAATTTATAGGCATCCCATTTAACGAATTTGGTGAAAACATATTAGGATCAGGACATATTTCCATCAACAAATTCTCTGGACATATTTTACCAGAAGAAAAAAGTTCTTTCAAAGAAGGTTATAAAATTGTATCTTTCTATATTGATGCTGAATCATTAATAAAAAGAGCTTATGTTTTGCGCCAAGAAGGTTGGAGAGAAAAAGAAAACATAGGCTACTACCAAAGAATGTTCGAAGCAAAAAAAATATCAAGTATGAGAAAATATTTGACGGAAAATAGCAGAGTTTTTATAAACAATATTATTTCTACAATTGCAGAAAACCAAATTAAACTATTTGATCGCAAAGGAAATCCTATTATTATAAATGATAAAGGTGAATTTGAAGGAGATAATGCTTCTACAAATGTAACTCCGGCTTTGATAGAGATTAACGATGAGTGTAATATCATAGGACTAATTGATGGCCAACATAGAACCTATGCTTATCATGAAGGAGATGATATCTACGAACCTCATATTGCCAAACTGAGAAAGATACAAAATTTATTAGTTACTGGAATTTTATTTCCTCAAAAGGAAAGTAAAGAAAGCCGATTAAAGTTTGAAGCTAATCTATTTTTAGAAATTAATTTAAACCAGACCAAAGTAAAGCCTAAATTGCAACAAGAAATAGAATTAATGATTACTCCATTCTCAAATATCGCTATAGGTAAAAGAATTTTAAAAGGGCTGAATTCGAATGGACCATTAAGTAATTTGATTGAGCAATACTCTTTTGAAAAGGGCAAAATTAAAACAGCTTCAATTGTCAGTTTTGGTTTAAAACCATTAATTAAACTTGACGACATAAAAAGCAAAGATAGTTTATACAGCTTATGGGAAAATCAAGATAAAGCCAGGTTAAAAGAAAGGAAATCAGAAGAATATCAAATATTGAATGAATATATTAGTTTTTGCATTACGAAAATAAGAGATCTTTTAATTGCATTTAAATCCGAATTAAGCTCAGACAAATGGGAAACATATACTCCTCAAAATCCTAATGGAATGTTAAATGTTACATTTATAAATGGAGTGTTAAATGTATTAAGATTACTAATTGAGAATAATAAAATATCAGATATTCAAAACTATAAAGAAAAGTTAAAAGACATCGACAAATTTGACTTTAAAAAATACAAATCTAGCCAATATAGAAAAATGGGTAAAGATATATATGCAAAATATTTTGAAAATGCCATATGA
- a CDS encoding site-specific DNA-methyltransferase, with amino-acid sequence MAKNKLNQVYNIDSRHILESIPQNIEIQTTITSPPYFDMKDYGSENQVGYGQIYEDYLNDLQNIFGQILKITKDDGTLWIIIDTFKRNNQVVSLPFDLANKLKDIGWFLQDIIIWKKDKTVPWSTNGFMQRKFEYILFFSKSPKYKSNKDKVRIYDTSQLKKWWVKYPERYNPKGKALDEIWEFPIPVQGSWGDEYIRHFCPLPKELVATMIQISTDENDIILDPFAGSGTVLTQSAYMKRNYIGFELNNEYIKMFENYIKRTIKKYRKEYELLEQQNNQSNFETQILNLRALKFARLLINKIEEETARDDFKIFVTIKNKSSKRNKSIVAEYQIIGDAESNNILKLINEIIVKPPLSKFGIEAIFKCVKENKVKSKNIFGYSKTNSYSYIKDIDISSPKVKVISDICVDLNEKDYD; translated from the coding sequence ATGGCAAAAAACAAATTAAATCAAGTATACAATATTGACTCTAGGCATATTCTTGAATCAATACCGCAAAATATAGAAATCCAGACTACGATCACATCACCACCGTATTTCGACATGAAAGATTACGGTTCTGAAAATCAAGTTGGCTATGGACAGATATATGAAGACTACTTAAATGATTTGCAAAACATATTTGGACAAATCTTGAAAATCACAAAAGATGATGGTACACTTTGGATTATAATTGATACTTTCAAAAGAAATAATCAAGTAGTTTCTCTACCTTTTGATCTAGCTAATAAACTTAAAGATATAGGTTGGTTTCTCCAAGATATAATTATTTGGAAAAAAGATAAAACAGTACCTTGGTCTACAAATGGATTTATGCAAAGAAAATTTGAATACATATTATTCTTTTCAAAGTCTCCGAAATATAAGTCGAACAAAGATAAAGTAAGAATCTACGACACCTCACAATTAAAAAAATGGTGGGTTAAATACCCAGAAAGATATAATCCGAAAGGAAAAGCATTAGATGAAATATGGGAATTCCCTATTCCTGTTCAAGGATCTTGGGGAGATGAGTATATTCGTCATTTTTGTCCACTACCAAAAGAGTTAGTAGCAACCATGATACAAATAAGCACAGATGAAAATGATATAATATTAGACCCTTTTGCAGGAAGTGGAACAGTGCTAACTCAATCTGCTTATATGAAAAGGAACTACATTGGGTTTGAACTCAATAATGAATATATAAAAATGTTTGAAAATTATATTAAGCGAACGATAAAAAAATACCGGAAAGAATATGAATTATTGGAGCAACAAAATAATCAGAGTAACTTTGAGACACAAATCTTAAATTTAAGGGCACTAAAATTTGCTCGTTTACTTATAAATAAAATTGAAGAAGAAACAGCAAGGGATGATTTTAAAATTTTTGTTACGATAAAAAATAAAAGTAGTAAAAGAAATAAGTCTATAGTTGCCGAATATCAAATTATAGGTGATGCTGAATCAAATAATATTTTAAAACTTATCAACGAAATTATAGTCAAGCCTCCTTTGTCAAAATTTGGAATAGAAGCAATATTTAAGTGCGTAAAAGAAAATAAAGTAAAATCAAAAAATATTTTTGGTTATTCAAAAACTAATTCCTATTCATATATTAAAGATATTGATATATCATCCCCAAAAGTTAAAGTGATAAGCGATATCTGTGTTGATTTAAACGAAAAAGATTACGACTAA
- a CDS encoding DUF5712 family protein, which produces MHIDFAPPSKGTYNNAGSSRQLASYLEHEDLERMEKGIYTEGFFNLTEDNICKSAVIEDIDSNIGQLLKTDAKFYAIHVSPSERELRAMGNTEQEQTEAMKRYIREVFIPEYAQNFNKELSASDIKFYGKIHFARNRSDNELNMHCHLIVSRKDQSNKKKLSPLTNHKSTKKGIIIGGFDRVNLFQQAEQGFDKLFRYDRQLSESFEYANTMKNGSIYEQLKLQGQEVKFDERIIEVDQYSNQQSLISIDFEKDKICSSLNSFISSETSFSSQHNEHIPKPNKKKKKKSLRL; this is translated from the coding sequence ATGCACATCGATTTTGCCCCACCCTCGAAAGGAACATACAACAATGCAGGGAGTAGCCGACAACTGGCAAGCTATTTGGAGCACGAAGATTTGGAACGGATGGAAAAAGGTATTTATACCGAAGGCTTTTTCAACCTGACGGAGGATAATATATGTAAATCAGCCGTCATAGAAGATATAGATAGCAATATCGGGCAACTCCTAAAAACAGATGCTAAGTTTTACGCTATTCATGTCAGTCCATCGGAGAGAGAACTCCGAGCGATGGGTAACACAGAACAAGAACAAACCGAAGCAATGAAACGCTATATCCGTGAGGTGTTTATTCCTGAATATGCCCAAAACTTCAATAAAGAACTATCCGCTTCGGATATAAAGTTTTATGGGAAGATTCACTTTGCCCGCAACCGTTCAGATAATGAACTGAATATGCACTGTCATTTGATTGTCAGTCGAAAAGACCAATCCAACAAAAAGAAGTTGTCACCGCTTACAAATCACAAAAGCACCAAGAAAGGGATAATCATAGGTGGTTTTGACCGAGTGAACCTCTTTCAACAAGCAGAACAGGGCTTTGACAAACTCTTTCGCTATGATCGCCAACTATCTGAATCATTTGAGTATGCCAATACCATGAAGAACGGTTCTATATATGAACAGCTTAAGCTACAAGGGCAAGAAGTTAAATTCGATGAAAGAATAATAGAAGTCGATCAGTATAGCAATCAGCAAAGCCTTATTTCTATCGATTTTGAAAAAGACAAAATATGCAGTTCGCTTAATTCTTTCATTTCATCTGAAACAAGTTTTTCATCCCAACATAATGAACACATACCCAAACCTAATAAGAAGAAAAAGAAAAAATCTCTAAGACTATAA
- a CDS encoding BfmA/BtgA family mobilization protein, translating to MPNNSRKTIFTTISIDKETAALVEKICKRYSLKKSEVVKLAFGYIDKAHINPSEAPESVKLELAKINKRQDDIIRFIRHYEEEQLNPMIRATNSIALRFDTIGKTMETLILSQLEASQERQTAVLKKLSEQFGNHADVINNQSKQINALYQIHQRDYKKLLHLIQLYSELSACGVMDSKRKESLKVEIINLINT from the coding sequence ATGCCAAACAACAGTCGAAAAACGATATTCACTACCATTTCCATAGACAAGGAAACGGCAGCTTTGGTAGAGAAGATATGCAAACGCTATTCACTGAAAAAGAGTGAAGTTGTAAAACTGGCGTTCGGATATATAGACAAGGCACATATCAACCCATCCGAAGCACCGGAATCTGTAAAATTGGAACTGGCGAAAATAAATAAGAGACAGGATGATATTATCCGTTTCATCCGTCACTATGAGGAAGAACAACTGAATCCCATGATACGGGCTACAAATTCTATCGCTTTACGCTTTGATACTATCGGCAAAACTATGGAAACTCTTATTCTCTCTCAACTGGAAGCCAGTCAGGAGAGACAAACAGCCGTGCTGAAAAAGTTAAGCGAACAGTTCGGCAATCATGCCGATGTGATAAACAACCAGTCCAAACAGATTAACGCACTCTACCAGATACACCAACGAGATTATAAAAAGTTACTTCACCTAATACAGCTCTATTCGGAGTTATCCGCTTGTGGTGTGATGGATAGCAAACGGAAAGAGAGCCTAAAAGTAGAGATTATCAACCTGATAAATACATAG
- a CDS encoding helix-turn-helix domain-containing protein, with protein sequence MYIDNENFEKWMEKLSKKLTEIGQDLKSLINTDTVFDENERLLDNQDLAFLLKASFRTLQRYRAKGVLPYFTIGRKTYYRASDIRAFVREYADSQTYKQFEKANQLANQP encoded by the coding sequence ATGTATATAGACAACGAAAACTTCGAGAAATGGATGGAGAAGCTATCCAAGAAACTCACCGAAATCGGGCAAGACTTGAAATCTCTTATCAATACTGATACTGTGTTCGATGAAAACGAAAGGCTATTAGATAATCAAGACTTAGCCTTTCTGTTGAAAGCATCTTTCAGAACCTTGCAACGCTATCGGGCAAAAGGTGTACTTCCCTACTTTACCATCGGACGGAAAACGTATTATAGAGCCAGCGATATCCGGGCTTTTGTCCGTGAATATGCCGATTCTCAAACCTACAAACAGTTTGAAAAAGCCAATCAGTTGGCTAATCAGCCCTGA